Proteins from one Leptonema illini DSM 21528 genomic window:
- a CDS encoding MgtC/SapB family protein, which yields MNEIDLSIRFGLSLALGLFLGLERQLSHNVSLLPDQLKSTPDDAALDAGEERSLDSSERHFAGVRTFSLISLLGAISLYIGQSLGMEWMFVVVFGALALLLIASNVLWHLSGTTGTTTYITAMLAFLIGGLCMQGMFLLAVSVTVSIAFILAIKKWINRMIVRIEPEDISATLKFAIITAIVLPLLPDRNFGWGDWQYLNPYKIWLMVVLISAINFVSYVLMKAIGEESGIGLTGIIGGLISSTAITLGFARRSVAEPELSTSLTMGVILSWSVMVVRIVALVVLLRPELIGGLTISLTMLLLPGLIYAFYLWKSDRETAQTTITKKRPNPFELGVAIKFGLLFGGVTFIAHVARDLFGESGVYAASALSALTDVDPVVLSMMELAGQNGDFGPVAVRAILIAAFTNTVTKGAMVLALAHPTMKRRMAPALVLYAAGALVAFFVS from the coding sequence ATGAATGAGATCGATCTCAGTATTCGTTTCGGATTATCCCTTGCGCTGGGCCTTTTTCTCGGCCTTGAACGCCAGCTTTCGCATAACGTTTCGCTTCTTCCCGATCAGCTGAAATCGACGCCCGACGATGCCGCTTTAGATGCCGGCGAAGAGCGTTCGCTCGATTCTTCCGAAAGGCATTTCGCCGGCGTGCGCACGTTTTCACTTATCAGCCTGCTCGGCGCCATCTCGTTATACATCGGTCAATCTCTCGGAATGGAATGGATGTTCGTCGTCGTTTTCGGAGCGCTGGCCCTTCTCTTGATCGCTTCAAACGTCCTGTGGCATCTGTCGGGTACGACGGGCACGACGACCTATATTACGGCGATGCTTGCCTTTTTGATCGGCGGCCTGTGTATGCAGGGCATGTTTTTGCTGGCGGTCTCGGTGACGGTCAGCATCGCCTTTATTCTCGCGATCAAGAAATGGATTAACCGGATGATCGTGCGAATCGAGCCCGAAGATATCAGCGCCACGTTGAAGTTCGCCATCATCACGGCCATCGTTCTACCGCTTCTGCCCGATCGGAACTTCGGCTGGGGTGACTGGCAGTATCTCAATCCCTACAAGATATGGCTGATGGTCGTTCTGATATCGGCCATCAACTTCGTCAGCTACGTTCTCATGAAAGCGATCGGAGAGGAGTCAGGTATCGGGCTTACGGGCATCATCGGAGGCCTGATTTCAAGCACGGCGATCACGCTCGGCTTCGCCCGAAGAAGCGTCGCAGAACCCGAGCTGTCAACCAGCCTTACTATGGGCGTCATTCTTTCCTGGTCTGTGATGGTTGTCCGTATCGTCGCACTGGTCGTGCTGTTGCGTCCGGAGCTGATAGGCGGTCTGACGATTTCGTTAACCATGCTTTTGCTTCCGGGTCTGATCTATGCCTTCTATCTCTGGAAGAGCGACCGTGAAACCGCGCAGACGACCATTACGAAGAAGCGCCCCAATCCGTTCGAGCTGGGTGTGGCGATCAAATTCGGTCTGCTGTTCGGCGGGGTGACTTTTATCGCCCATGTGGCCCGCGATCTTTTCGGCGAGAGCGGCGTGTATGCGGCATCGGCCCTGTCGGCATTAACCGATGTCGATCCGGTCGTACTGTCAATGATGGAGCTTGCCGGTCAGAACGGCGATTTCGGCCCGGTCGCTGTGCGCGCCATATTGATCGCCGCCTTTACAAATACCGTTACGAAAGGGGCGATGGTGCTTGCGCTGGCACATCCGACGATGAAAAGACGCATGGCTCCGGCGCTGGTGCTCTATGCGGCTGGGGCCCTTGTGGCATTTTTTGTATCGTGA
- a CDS encoding helix-turn-helix transcriptional regulator, which produces MDEPVHQSLNPMPAGPFSRPGAILVGALVFLNLYDVLYHLVTEQTLSLHQLSEAVMVTSITAFAIFLLLRHRRTLGRAGEQMERIRAEADEARREAQKTADELRRYRQENRDAFETLRRAMNDQFGRWRFSPEEQRAARLIIQGLSFREIAARLNKSEKTIRNQSLSIYEKSGMTGRNDLAAFFLLDILDIDE; this is translated from the coding sequence ATGGACGAGCCCGTACACCAGAGTCTGAATCCTATGCCCGCCGGGCCTTTTTCCCGTCCCGGTGCGATTCTCGTCGGGGCGCTTGTCTTTCTTAATCTGTACGATGTCTTGTATCATCTGGTCACCGAGCAGACGCTGAGCCTGCACCAGCTTTCCGAGGCGGTGATGGTTACGTCGATTACGGCCTTTGCCATATTTCTGCTGCTTCGGCATCGGCGCACCCTGGGTCGGGCCGGCGAGCAGATGGAGCGGATTCGAGCCGAGGCCGATGAGGCGCGCAGGGAGGCCCAGAAGACGGCCGATGAGCTGCGACGATACAGACAGGAAAACCGCGATGCCTTCGAGACGCTGCGCCGTGCGATGAACGATCAGTTTGGGCGCTGGCGCTTTTCGCCCGAAGAACAGAGGGCGGCCAGGCTGATCATCCAGGGGCTGAGTTTTCGCGAGATAGCCGCTCGGTTGAACAAGAGCGAGAAGACGATCCGCAACCAGAGTCTTTCCATTTACGAGAAATCGGGCATGACCGGTCGAAACGATCTTGCCGCCTTCTTTCTTCTCGACATCCTGGATATCGATGAATGA
- a CDS encoding MgtC/SapB family protein produces MNEIDLSIRFGLSLALGLFLGLERQLSHNVSLLPDQLKSTPDDAALDAGEERSLDSSERHFAGVRTFSLISLLGAISLYIGQSLGMEWMFVVVFGALALLLIASNVLWHLSGTTGTTTYITAMLAFLIGGLCMQGMFLLAVSVTVSIAFILAIKKWINRMIVRIEPEDISATLKFAIITAIVLPLLPDRNFGWGDWQYLNPYKIWLMVVLISAINFVSYVLMKAIGEESG; encoded by the coding sequence ATGAATGAGATCGATCTCAGTATTCGTTTCGGATTATCCCTTGCGCTGGGCCTTTTTCTCGGCCTTGAACGCCAGCTTTCGCATAACGTTTCGCTTCTTCCCGATCAGCTGAAATCGACGCCCGACGATGCCGCTTTAGATGCCGGCGAAGAGCGTTCGCTCGATTCTTCCGAAAGGCATTTCGCCGGCGTGCGCACGTTTTCACTTATCAGCCTGCTCGGCGCCATCTCGTTATACATCGGTCAATCTCTCGGAATGGAATGGATGTTCGTCGTCGTTTTCGGAGCGCTGGCCCTTCTCTTGATCGCTTCAAACGTCCTGTGGCATCTGTCGGGTACGACGGGCACGACGACCTATATTACGGCGATGCTTGCCTTTTTGATCGGCGGCCTGTGTATGCAGGGCATGTTTTTGCTGGCGGTCTCGGTGACGGTCAGCATCGCCTTTATTCTCGCGATCAAGAAATGGATTAACCGGATGATCGTGCGAATCGAGCCCGAAGATATCAGCGCCACGTTGAAGTTCGCCATCATCACGGCCATCGTTCTACCGCTTCTGCCCGATCGGAACTTCGGCTGGGGTGACTGGCAGTATCTCAATCCCTACAAGATATGGCTGATGGTCGTTCTGATATCGGCCATCAACTTCGTCAGCTACGTTCTCATGAAAGCGATCGGAGAGGAGTCAGG
- a CDS encoding transposase, translated as MARYKQPDSDQSQIVILNFSELFPEDHPISRLLETVRRLDLSRFDASYRNDSKQGGRPAMPPDRVLAIIIYSLLYGNLSMRALERDLGQRADLMYLSGGMEMDHSTLGKFRLRHAAAIQELFTQTVFLGIESGFIDLDTVSIDSTKIKASANRRDIGTREELERRYEHLESVCKKRYDEWEASQNDAEQELLAKKIQQLEIQKEKLSLGLEFLKSRPDRKRVHLTDPDADWHKDGSNSFIVGYSAQNAVDFQSGMIVYQEIVTGQSDSTFTSSLVNRVEGVKAEFLPKKTDEIKYVLDCGYASENILKELTGHDLYMPDRELAHKKTGGKIKPEERNEAAAEPPLIESSHALLQFHYDRDNDCFQCPAGEILTFQRERNLQGVLYRHYRRYGCSRCSMKEQCIGPEGKRKELWIQTKHIPDLQVRSLPPHHGSKKRKRGCGLFPIPLPFS; from the coding sequence ATGGCACGCTACAAACAGCCTGACTCTGATCAGAGCCAGATCGTTATCTTGAATTTCTCGGAGTTGTTTCCGGAGGATCATCCCATCTCCCGCCTGCTTGAGACGGTCCGGCGGCTAGATCTCAGCCGCTTTGATGCGAGTTACAGGAATGATTCGAAGCAGGGAGGTCGCCCGGCCATGCCGCCCGACCGAGTTCTGGCTATCATCATCTATTCATTGTTGTATGGAAACCTTTCCATGCGAGCCCTTGAGCGAGATCTCGGACAGCGTGCAGATTTGATGTATCTGTCCGGTGGGATGGAGATGGATCATTCAACCCTCGGAAAGTTCCGGCTGAGGCATGCGGCAGCAATTCAGGAATTGTTCACGCAGACAGTGTTCCTCGGTATCGAATCGGGATTCATCGATCTGGATACCGTCAGCATTGACAGCACAAAGATCAAGGCCAGTGCAAACAGACGGGATATAGGCACTCGCGAGGAACTTGAAAGGCGTTACGAGCATCTTGAATCTGTCTGTAAGAAACGCTACGATGAATGGGAGGCATCACAGAACGATGCAGAACAGGAATTACTGGCAAAGAAAATCCAACAACTGGAGATCCAGAAAGAGAAGCTGTCTCTGGGGCTGGAGTTCTTGAAATCCAGACCTGACCGAAAGCGAGTTCATCTTACAGATCCAGATGCAGACTGGCACAAAGACGGATCCAACAGCTTCATCGTGGGTTATTCGGCCCAGAATGCAGTGGATTTCCAGAGTGGCATGATTGTTTATCAGGAAATTGTTACGGGACAGAGCGACAGTACATTCACCAGTTCGCTTGTGAACAGAGTTGAGGGCGTAAAGGCGGAGTTCCTTCCCAAAAAAACAGACGAAATCAAATACGTTCTCGATTGTGGATATGCGAGCGAGAATATTCTCAAAGAGCTTACAGGGCATGACCTCTATATGCCAGACCGGGAACTGGCACACAAGAAGACCGGCGGTAAGATCAAGCCGGAGGAAAGAAATGAGGCTGCCGCTGAACCGCCTCTGATTGAGAGCAGCCATGCCTTGTTGCAATTCCACTACGACCGAGACAACGATTGCTTTCAGTGTCCGGCCGGCGAAATCCTCACCTTCCAGCGCGAGAGAAATCTACAGGGAGTCCTCTACCGGCACTATCGACGTTATGGCTGTTCCCGGTGCTCTATGAAAGAGCAATGTATTGGCCCGGAAGGCAAGCGCAAAGAGCTCTGGATTCAGACCAAACATATTCCCGATTTACAAGTCCGTAGTTTACCTCCCCATCATGGAAGCAAAAAAAGAAAACGGGGATGCGGTCTATTTCCAATCCCCTTACCCTTCTCATGA
- a CDS encoding transposase: MREKLATPDGKKTYARRFPSVEGVFGVMKSARNGWQFLRRTRERVQVEWSERCIAHNLARMIGFVRVNPIAADNI; this comes from the coding sequence ATGAGAGAGAAGCTGGCAACTCCAGATGGGAAGAAAACCTATGCTCGCCGATTTCCATCTGTCGAGGGCGTCTTTGGTGTGATGAAAAGTGCTCGTAATGGCTGGCAGTTCTTGCGGCGAACAAGAGAAAGGGTTCAAGTTGAATGGTCTGAGCGGTGCATTGCCCATAACCTTGCCCGAATGATCGGGTTTGTCCGGGTAAATCCGATTGCGGCTGACAATATCTGA
- a CDS encoding IS3 family transposase, with protein MKFAWIQENRSEFSVRKMCRVLDVSESGFYESQIRPPSQRSTEDARIVEAIRVIADETFGTYGSPRVTPELHNTGMKVNRKRVERLMRENDISARNPRVFRVKTTDSNHELPVSPDLVQRNFEPGALDRIWVTDITYIETTGGFAYLTTFMDLGNREIVGWKLSDNMRSESIVAALRQALNRRGQNTKGLIIHSDRGVQYASKEYRDVLKGKKISQSMSRKGNCWDNAVQESFFHTLKTECLYRIGFFPNFEDLRRILFDYIEVFYNRRRRHSALGYLSPVAYAQQIA; from the coding sequence ATGAAATTCGCCTGGATACAGGAGAATCGCTCCGAGTTTTCGGTAAGGAAGATGTGCCGTGTGCTTGATGTATCGGAGAGCGGCTTTTATGAATCACAGATTCGACCTCCTTCACAGCGCTCAACAGAAGATGCTCGAATTGTGGAAGCAATCAGAGTGATCGCTGATGAAACGTTTGGTACCTATGGCAGTCCTCGCGTGACTCCGGAGCTCCATAATACAGGCATGAAAGTTAACCGAAAGCGGGTGGAAAGGCTGATGAGGGAAAACGACATTTCTGCAAGAAATCCGAGGGTTTTTCGTGTAAAGACGACGGATTCCAATCATGAATTGCCGGTTTCGCCCGATCTTGTTCAGCGAAACTTTGAGCCAGGTGCACTTGATCGAATCTGGGTAACTGATATCACCTATATCGAAACAACCGGAGGATTCGCTTACCTGACGACCTTCATGGACCTTGGAAATCGTGAAATCGTCGGCTGGAAACTTTCTGACAATATGCGATCGGAGTCGATCGTTGCCGCTTTGAGGCAGGCCTTGAATCGAAGGGGGCAGAATACCAAAGGCCTGATTATACATTCAGATCGTGGGGTACAATATGCATCGAAAGAGTATCGTGATGTATTGAAAGGTAAGAAGATAAGCCAGAGCATGAGTCGCAAAGGGAACTGCTGGGACAATGCTGTTCAGGAATCGTTCTTCCATACCTTGAAAACTGAATGTTTATACAGAATCGGGTTTTTTCCGAATTTTGAAGACCTACGAAGAATTCTGTTTGACTATATCGAAGTGTTCTACAACCGTAGAAGGAGGCATTCTGCTCTCGGGTACTTAAGCCCGGTAGCTTATGCACAGCAAATTGCATGA
- a CDS encoding transposase: MGKRGQHYDDSFRRMAVDRWIRGGKTSKEVADDLGISVNSLRAWKALYLSEPGGPQQQNLQEEVNRLKKEVMELQEERDILKKSVAIFLKPRK; encoded by the coding sequence ATGGGCAAAAGAGGCCAGCATTACGATGATAGCTTTCGCAGAATGGCGGTGGATCGGTGGATTCGCGGCGGCAAAACCAGCAAGGAAGTAGCCGACGATCTTGGAATCTCTGTCAATTCCTTGAGAGCATGGAAAGCGCTGTATCTATCAGAACCGGGTGGACCCCAGCAGCAAAACCTGCAAGAGGAAGTTAATCGTTTAAAAAAGGAAGTCATGGAGCTACAGGAGGAGCGCGATATTCTAAAAAAGTCCGTTGCCATCTTCTTGAAACCCCGAAAATGA
- a CDS encoding PD40 domain-containing protein has product MMGIKKTIILALFLLLFGCSQKDAAPWWLLTSLKSVGNLPQIEPTNTSITYTGNGPASITYSMTIDGKDVTGDAQFSLSKPEAGSFTGSELTISGSTAGPLRVIGTVNGRSVETGLTVFIDSVELFPGAPPNSMDLFENATGSGEQSITVVYPQDQTMIPNNVSGLDVHWKDSQTEQLFEATVSNEFVRIRKYLTQASGQNSWFILDADSTRLLTQSGKQINIVIKGLSGMTINRSAQTKVIATGSEWSGRVFADSYSQSQTSVLSRDLATNETSFTTFYSDATSGGRCIGCHAVSQDSNRLAFTYDQGIGNGGLLNATTMTVLPENPARKWTYASFSPDGSRLVTAFNGILTLRNFSDGSSVADLPTEALATQPAFSRDGKYIAFVTRSSGNDIAFTDGTIKLAEFDSGNGTLSNAITLVVGNGNNFDPSFSPDGKWLLFTRISDNTSNYASLKSELWVVKTDGSSSPIRLNNANLKPMTSNSSADWSPTAFLGPDGERIYWILFTSRRDFGVRLENAQKPQIWATAFFPVLAEAGLDPSTPAFWLNGQQTSNLNLQPSWQ; this is encoded by the coding sequence ATGATGGGAATAAAGAAAACGATCATCCTTGCACTTTTCCTACTTCTATTTGGTTGTAGCCAGAAGGATGCAGCCCCCTGGTGGCTGCTAACTTCTCTCAAAAGCGTTGGCAACCTGCCTCAGATTGAGCCAACGAACACTTCGATAACCTATACCGGCAACGGACCGGCATCGATAACCTATTCGATGACTATCGACGGTAAGGATGTAACAGGTGATGCTCAGTTCAGCTTGAGCAAGCCCGAGGCAGGCTCATTCACTGGATCAGAGCTGACCATTTCCGGATCGACTGCCGGCCCACTACGAGTAATCGGAACCGTGAATGGTCGGTCTGTGGAAACAGGTCTTACGGTCTTCATTGATAGCGTTGAGCTATTTCCGGGCGCCCCCCCCAACAGCATGGATCTCTTTGAGAATGCAACAGGATCAGGGGAGCAAAGCATAACGGTTGTCTACCCACAAGACCAGACGATGATTCCGAATAATGTGAGCGGTCTGGATGTTCACTGGAAAGATTCACAAACAGAGCAGCTATTTGAAGCTACCGTTTCGAACGAATTTGTCAGGATAAGGAAATATCTGACCCAGGCCAGTGGTCAGAACTCATGGTTCATCCTTGATGCAGATTCGACCCGTCTACTGACTCAGTCAGGCAAGCAAATAAACATAGTTATCAAAGGGCTTTCAGGTATGACAATCAACCGATCAGCCCAGACAAAAGTGATAGCAACCGGCTCGGAATGGAGTGGTCGCGTGTTCGCAGACTCTTATTCACAGTCTCAAACTTCTGTGCTCTCACGCGATCTGGCAACTAATGAAACATCATTTACAACGTTTTATAGTGATGCTACATCAGGTGGTCGATGCATCGGATGCCATGCCGTCTCGCAGGATAGTAACAGGCTTGCTTTTACCTATGATCAGGGCATTGGCAATGGCGGATTACTCAACGCTACGACTATGACTGTACTTCCCGAAAACCCCGCCCGAAAATGGACCTATGCTTCTTTCTCGCCAGATGGAAGCAGACTTGTGACGGCGTTCAATGGGATACTTACCCTACGCAATTTTTCGGATGGGAGTTCTGTTGCGGATCTACCGACGGAAGCACTGGCCACTCAGCCTGCTTTTTCGAGAGATGGCAAATATATTGCCTTCGTTACCCGATCAAGTGGTAATGATATTGCCTTCACTGACGGAACCATAAAGCTTGCCGAATTTGATAGCGGCAACGGAACATTGAGCAATGCCATAACGCTCGTTGTCGGTAACGGGAACAACTTCGATCCCTCCTTTTCGCCAGACGGCAAATGGCTTCTCTTTACGCGGATTAGCGACAACACCAGCAACTATGCCAGCCTCAAATCCGAACTATGGGTGGTGAAAACTGACGGTTCATCCAGTCCAATCCGATTGAATAATGCCAACCTGAAACCTATGACCTCCAATAGCTCGGCAGATTGGTCACCCACCGCTTTTTTGGGCCCTGATGGCGAGCGAATATACTGGATTCTTTTTACTTCCAGGAGAGATTTTGGAGTCCGACTCGAGAACGCACAAAAACCTCAAATATGGGCAACAGCCTTTTTCCCGGTTCTGGCTGAAGCCGGTCTTGACCCTTCTACTCCAGCCTTCTGGTTGAACGGCCAGCAAACGTCAAATCTAAACCTTCAACCCAGCTGGCAATAA
- a CDS encoding SH3 domain-containing protein: MRSWRDRAVFRRSLAGLLFAVSLLPLLFGCRDAERPSSYTWNDNRPQLYFRVVTPSGLNLRSEASVQSGIVTTLPFDTIGRVLDQTSSVEVIQGRRGFWMQTEVKGQKGWIFSGFVITSTNIGDLSPMTLETDPERLPLIEASSLQGSHSVEKLELPGFVVESYALEEDHVAAIPLHLHPSKKASCFYSHAPIGPIQPAVEVRRSANVLYTLVKVPICEPTPEQNALLQKGEELLVEDVRLFSSISLTRLEVTARGFNLIRRQVASVPDEFRAEWDQAELLEEP, from the coding sequence ATGAGAAGCTGGAGGGATAGGGCCGTATTCCGCAGAAGTCTGGCAGGCCTTCTCTTTGCAGTTTCTCTATTACCGCTATTGTTCGGTTGTCGTGACGCGGAGCGGCCTTCGTCTTACACGTGGAATGATAACCGACCTCAGCTATACTTTCGTGTGGTGACGCCCTCGGGCCTGAATTTGCGAAGTGAGGCCAGCGTTCAGTCAGGGATTGTGACGACGCTTCCCTTTGACACGATAGGGCGGGTGCTGGATCAAACTTCTTCCGTCGAGGTTATCCAGGGACGCCGTGGTTTCTGGATGCAAACTGAGGTGAAAGGACAGAAAGGGTGGATCTTTTCTGGATTCGTCATAACATCGACGAACATCGGTGATCTGAGTCCCATGACTCTTGAGACAGACCCGGAGCGCCTTCCGTTGATTGAAGCCTCGTCGCTGCAAGGCTCGCATTCTGTGGAGAAGCTTGAGTTGCCGGGCTTTGTTGTTGAGAGCTATGCATTGGAGGAGGATCATGTCGCAGCAATTCCGCTGCACCTTCACCCTTCAAAAAAAGCTTCCTGTTTCTACTCACATGCACCGATTGGTCCGATTCAACCGGCCGTTGAGGTCCGCCGTTCGGCTAACGTGCTTTATACTCTTGTTAAAGTGCCGATCTGTGAACCGACTCCGGAGCAGAATGCCCTTTTACAGAAGGGCGAAGAGTTGCTCGTTGAAGATGTTCGATTGTTCTCAAGCATTTCATTAACCAGACTGGAAGTGACTGCTCGCGGCTTCAATTTGATCCGGCGTCAGGTGGCATCGGTGCCCGATGAATTCAGAGCGGAGTGGGATCAAGCCGAGCTGCTGGAGGAGCCGTAG
- a CDS encoding flotillin family protein: MNYWILLVIAGVLLFITTTVFLASRYRRCPSDMILVVYGRVGAGQSARCIHGGGALILPLIQDYSYLKLTPMTINIPLQNALSQQNIRINVPSTFTVGISTDETIMYNAAERLLGLSSDLIMDMAREIIFGQLRLTVASLTIEQINQDRESFLASIRKNVEPELNKIGLYLINVNITDITDSSDYIESIGKKAAAEAINRAKIDVAEQDKIGAIGTAEAVRDKEIRVAENLAEAEKGKKKAEADRRIVVQQQETTAAIGEAQALREKEINVAENLAEADKGKKKADTDRRVYVQSQEAEAVSGENQSRAAIADSNAELAVRESESRQRGDVARYEAEAEIQRAQAKSEEQRLIASEIVPKNIERQKIEIQAEAEAEKVRREARGDADATLMRYEAEARGIRQVLESKAEGYRVLVESTGGDAKAAATLLLIEKLEEIVRLQVEAIKNIKIDRITVWDPAGGSADGSATANFLSGLVRSLPPLHDLAGMAGIDLPEYLGQVAEEAAKKGAKKDEKLEG; encoded by the coding sequence ATGAATTACTGGATCTTATTGGTTATAGCCGGAGTACTGCTTTTTATCACAACGACCGTTTTTCTCGCATCGAGATATCGTCGCTGCCCCTCTGATATGATCCTTGTCGTCTACGGTCGCGTCGGCGCCGGTCAATCGGCGCGCTGTATTCATGGCGGTGGCGCTCTGATCCTGCCGTTGATACAGGATTATTCCTATCTCAAGCTGACGCCGATGACGATCAATATTCCGCTTCAGAACGCACTGTCGCAGCAGAACATCCGCATCAACGTGCCGAGTACCTTCACCGTCGGCATCAGTACCGACGAGACGATCATGTACAACGCCGCCGAGCGCCTTCTCGGCCTTTCATCCGATCTTATCATGGATATGGCCCGTGAGATCATCTTCGGCCAGCTGCGCCTCACCGTCGCCTCGTTAACCATCGAGCAGATCAATCAGGACCGCGAGAGCTTCCTTGCCTCGATTCGAAAGAACGTCGAGCCCGAGCTGAACAAGATCGGGCTGTATCTCATCAACGTGAACATCACCGATATTACGGACAGCTCGGATTATATCGAGAGCATTGGTAAAAAGGCCGCCGCCGAGGCCATCAACAGAGCGAAGATCGACGTCGCCGAACAGGACAAGATCGGAGCCATCGGAACGGCGGAGGCGGTGCGCGACAAAGAGATTCGCGTCGCCGAGAATCTCGCCGAAGCCGAGAAAGGGAAGAAAAAGGCCGAAGCCGACCGACGTATCGTCGTGCAGCAACAGGAGACGACGGCAGCCATCGGCGAGGCCCAGGCCCTTCGCGAGAAAGAGATCAACGTCGCCGAGAACCTTGCCGAGGCCGACAAAGGCAAGAAGAAGGCCGACACCGATCGCCGCGTGTATGTGCAATCCCAGGAAGCCGAGGCCGTCTCGGGCGAGAACCAATCGCGAGCCGCTATTGCCGATTCCAACGCAGAGTTAGCCGTGCGCGAGTCTGAGTCCCGACAGCGCGGCGATGTGGCCCGTTACGAGGCCGAAGCGGAGATCCAGCGAGCGCAGGCGAAGTCCGAAGAACAGCGCCTCATCGCCTCTGAGATCGTTCCCAAGAATATCGAGCGGCAGAAGATCGAGATCCAGGCCGAGGCTGAGGCCGAGAAGGTACGTCGTGAGGCCCGCGGCGATGCCGACGCCACCCTGATGCGTTACGAAGCGGAGGCGCGCGGTATCAGGCAGGTACTGGAAAGCAAGGCCGAGGGCTACAGGGTGCTCGTTGAAAGCACAGGCGGCGATGCAAAGGCGGCCGCCACGCTTCTTTTGATCGAGAAGCTCGAAGAGATCGTGCGTCTGCAGGTCGAGGCCATCAAGAATATCAAGATCGACCGTATCACCGTCTGGGATCCGGCCGGCGGCTCCGCTGACGGCTCTGCGACGGCTAACTTTCTCTCGGGCCTTGTGCGCAGCCTTCCTCCGCTGCATGATCTTGCCGGAATGGCCGGTATCGATTTGCCCGAGTATTTAGGGCAGGTGGCCGAGGAGGCGGCGAAAAAAGGCGCGAAGAAGGATGAGAAGCTGGAGGGATAG
- a CDS encoding LIC11966 family surface protein, with protein sequence MNKALKGIAIACVMLVAASIQARSGREALTYMEKISKPTEKIPIDMWDYIRSAAHSKNAVQVENKRRSLIQNVATVRAATARQPGFDGDTTFRDSLVHYLTTLHIILTEDYGKIVDMEEVAEQSYDAMEAYLLAKEKANVKMNEAAEAFRKAEEEYASKHNIKLIYTESEVSKNLKKAGEVMAHYNQVYLIFFKSYKQELYLLDALNKQDMGKFEQNRLALAKTTDKGLDLLDDIDDYNGDDSLLDACEEYLEFANKEAEEHLKIVSEFQSKQEQFEDIKRAFEAKKQSERTQKDVDLYNAKVKEVNDASQRYNNMMNQLNQNRSRLIDFWNKSGTRFFERHVPK encoded by the coding sequence ATGAATAAAGCGTTAAAAGGCATCGCCATCGCATGTGTGATGCTCGTTGCAGCGTCGATCCAGGCTCGTTCGGGACGGGAGGCGCTCACGTACATGGAGAAGATATCGAAGCCGACTGAGAAGATACCCATTGATATGTGGGATTACATTCGGTCAGCGGCGCATAGCAAAAACGCCGTTCAGGTGGAGAACAAGCGCCGCTCTTTAATTCAGAACGTCGCCACCGTGCGCGCGGCAACGGCACGCCAGCCCGGATTCGACGGTGACACGACCTTTCGCGACTCTCTTGTGCATTATCTGACGACGCTGCATATCATCCTCACCGAAGACTACGGCAAGATCGTCGATATGGAAGAGGTGGCCGAGCAGTCATACGACGCGATGGAGGCCTACCTGCTTGCCAAAGAAAAGGCGAACGTGAAGATGAACGAGGCCGCCGAGGCGTTCCGCAAGGCCGAAGAAGAGTACGCCTCGAAGCATAATATCAAACTGATTTATACGGAAAGCGAGGTTTCAAAGAATCTAAAAAAAGCCGGCGAGGTGATGGCGCACTACAATCAGGTCTATCTGATCTTCTTCAAGAGCTACAAGCAGGAGCTTTATCTACTCGATGCTCTTAACAAGCAGGATATGGGTAAGTTCGAGCAGAACCGTCTCGCCCTTGCAAAGACGACCGATAAAGGCCTTGATCTGCTGGATGATATCGACGATTACAACGGAGACGATTCGCTTCTTGATGCATGTGAAGAGTATCTGGAATTCGCGAATAAAGAGGCCGAAGAACATCTGAAGATCGTATCGGAATTCCAGTCAAAGCAGGAACAATTCGAAGATATTAAGAGAGCCTTTGAAGCGAAAAAGCAGAGCGAGCGCACTCAGAAGGATGTGGACCTGTATAACGCAAAGGTGAAAGAAGTGAACGACGCCAGCCAGCGTTACAATAACATGATGAATCAGCTCAATCAGAACCGCAGCCGCCTGATAGACTTCTGGAACAAGAGCGGAACGCGCTTTTTCGAGCGCCATGTTCCGAAGTGA